The following proteins come from a genomic window of Cyanobacterium sp. T60_A2020_053:
- a CDS encoding substrate-binding domain-containing protein translates to MLLTISMIITYAPLPFQKTTLHVVIGSELQEPLKEIERIFEENYPNIEVNLKVQGSQDIVNNIINKKNDFPVTIVIPASDELISELDTRLRALGKEKPFNNNPQPIAETLLVAMAWQERGKQLFPNNKFNWDQLENALISKNWGDIKRVMNN, encoded by the coding sequence ATGCTTCTCACCATTTCAATGATTATTACCTATGCACCGTTACCCTTCCAAAAAACTACTTTACATGTAGTAATTGGTTCAGAGTTACAAGAGCCTTTGAAAGAAATTGAGCGAATTTTTGAAGAAAATTATCCTAATATTGAGGTTAATTTAAAAGTGCAAGGATCGCAAGATATTGTTAATAATATTATTAACAAAAAAAATGATTTTCCAGTAACTATAGTAATTCCTGCTAGTGATGAATTAATCAGCGAATTAGATACACGGTTGAGGGCGCTGGGAAAAGAAAAACCATTTAACAATAACCCTCAACCCATTGCCGAAACTCTATTAGTTGCTATGGCATGGCAAGAAAGAGGAAAGCAATTATTTCCTAATAATAAATTTAACTGGGATCAACTAGAAAATGCTTTAATTAGCAAAAATTGGGGTGATATTAAAAGAGTAATGAATAATTAG